One stretch of Prunus persica cultivar Lovell chromosome G1, Prunus_persica_NCBIv2, whole genome shotgun sequence DNA includes these proteins:
- the LOC18793928 gene encoding probable LRR receptor-like serine/threonine-protein kinase At3g47570: MESATLPSCNTFGNETDRLALLDLKKRITQDPLHVMSSWNDSLHFCNWVGVTCNRCTKRVVILKLTAQKLAGSLPKSIGNLSHLTGIDLVNNSFAGEIPQEIGRLGSLRSLNLSRNSFGGKIPSNISHCAQLRVLRLVSNELIGSIPNQLSSLVNLYYVSADQNNLTGAIPNWIGNFSYLHGLYLTQNNFRGSIPNELGRLTRLAEFSFGLNNLFGIVPSSIYNISSITTFDVTGNQLRGELPPNVGISLPNLEIFECGMNNFTGAIPASWSNSSRLQKLDFGGNGLTGTLPAENLGRLRSLVWISFSRNRLGSGKADDLNFLSVLANCTGLEVLGLDNNHFGGELPRSIADLSTQLKYLTLGGNLIHGSIPEGIWNVTSLVLLAMDNNYFNGSVPDAIGKLQMLQVLYLNFNKFSGPVPSTLGNLTSLIKVFIQENRFEGSIPPSLGNCQSLLTLDVSNNRLTGTIPIEIFGISSLSVYLRISNNSLTGSLPSEVGDLVNLVELDVSGNKLSGEIPTTLGGCIMLERLYMQGNEFERTIPESLKGLRTLEEMDISHNNLSGEIPKFLEKLRFLKYLNLSYNDFEGELPKEGIFSNASGLSIIGNNRVCGGLPKLLSHACSIKKSNSSSHRLLAPKVIILVACAVACIIALSCFIVARSKVKKSRGGLVTSDSCKGWKSVSYFELVESTNGFSVDNLIGSGSFGSVYKGVLPSDGRAVAVKVLNLQQRGAFRSFIDECNALRSIQHRNLLKIITACSSIDNQGNDFKSLVFEFMANGSLDSWLHPRDDEQPQQSKRLSLIQRLNIATDIASALDYLHHCCETTIVHCDLKPSNVLLSEDMVAHVGDFGLARFLLEASDNYSQSQTMSAGLRGSIGYIPPEYGMGGQVSILGDIYSFGILLLEMFTGKRPTDDMFKDGLSIHQFTAITMPDHVMDIIDPSLLIERNDAHGDGERYEGEIRARRTTSYQHGSPIQATRLEECLVSVMQIGLSCSAISPTERVQMDIVVNKLKAARDSYLNLRRRREE; this comes from the exons ATGGAATCTGCAACTCTACCTAGTTGTAATACTTTTGGAAATGAAACTGATCGTCTGGCGCTGCTGGACTTGAAGAAAAGAATCACTCAAGATCCTCTCCATGTCATGAGCTCATGGAATGATTCCCTTCATTTCTGCAATTGGGTTGGCGTTACATGCAACCGTTGCACCAAAAGAGTTGTAATTTTGAAGCTGACTGCTCAAAAATTGGCAGGCTCCTTACCAAAATCTATAGGAAATCTTTCTCACCTTACCGGAATCGACCTGGTGAACAACAGCTTTGCAGGTGAAATTCCTCAAGAAATAGGTCGTCTTGGAAGCCTGCGATCACTCAACCTGTCTCGGAATTCCTTTGGCGGCAAAATTCCAAGTAATATATCTCACTGTGCACAACTAAGAGTGCTTCGTTTAGTTTCGAATGAGCTTATAGGATCCATTCCGAACCAACTCAGTTCATTGGTGAATTTATATTATGTATCTGCTGATCAAAACAATCTCACTGGAGCAATCCCAAATTGGATAGGAAACTTTTCTTATTTGCATGGTCTTTATCTTACCCAAAACAATTTTCGAGGAAGCATACCAAATGAGCTCGGGCGTCTGACACGCTTGGCGGAATTTTCATTTGGATTGAATAATCTGTTTGGTATTGTCCCTTCTTCAATCTATAATATTTCTTCCATTACAACTTTCGATGTTACTGGGAACCAGCTGCGTGGAGAGCTACCACCAAATGTTGGCATTAGTCTTCCCAATCTCGAAATTTTTGAGTGTGGTATGAACAACTTCACAGGAGCTATTCCTGCGTCGTGGTCAAATTCTTCTAGACTTCAGAAGCTCGATTTTGGTGGAAATGGTTTGACCGGGACACTCCCTGCTGAAAATCTTGGAAGGTTGCGAAGCTTAGTTTGGATAAGCTTCAGTCGCAATAGACTGGGAAGTGGGAAAGCTGATGACTTGAATTTTCTCAGCGTCTTGGCTAATTGTACTGGCCTAGAGGTCTTGGGTCTGGACAATAACCATTTTGGAGGAGAATTGCCAAGGTCCATAGCCGACCTATCTACCCAACTAAAATATCTTACTTTGGGTGGAAATTTGATACATGGAAGCATCCCTGAAGGCATTTGGAATGTTACAAGCTTGGTCCTTCTTGCAATGGACAACAACTATTTCAATGGTAGTGTCCCTGATGCCATTGGGAAGCTTCAAATGTTACAGGTAttgtatttgaatttcaaCAAATTTTCTGGGCCAGTACCGTCCACCCTAGGTAACTTGACTTCATTGATAAAGGTATTCATCCAGGAGAATAGGTTTGAGGGAAGTATACCTCCAAGTCTTGGGAACTGCCAAAGTCTACTCACACTTGACGTTTCTAATAACCGTCTAACAGGCACCATACCTATAGAGATTTTTGGGATTTCAtccctttcagtttatttgaGAATTTCTAACAATTCTTTGACTGGTTCGTTACCATCTGAAGTGGGTGATTTGGTAAATCTTGTGGAGCTGGATGTGTCAGGAAATAAGTTATCAGGTGAAATCCCAACAACTCTAGGCGGTTGTATTATGTTGGAGCGGCTGTATATGCAAGGTAATGAATTTGAAAGAACAATTCCTGAGTCTCTTAAAGGTTTAAGAACCTTGGAAGAAATGGATATTTCACACAACAACTTATCCGGGGAGATTCCtaaatttttagaaaaactCAGGTTTCTTAAGTATCTCAATCTTTCTTATAATGATTTTGAAGGTGAATTGCCTAAAGAAGGGATCTTTTCAAATGCAAGTGGTCTCTCGATTATTGGAAACAATAGGGTTTGtggtggtctcccaaaattacTTTCACATGCATGCTCCATCAAAAAGTCCAATTCATCATCTCATCGACTACTTGCCCCAAAGGTAATCATCCTTGTAGCTTGTGCAGTTGCATGCATAATTGCTCTGTCATGCTTCATTGTTGCTCGTTCGAAGGTGAAAAAGTCAAGAGGTGGCCTAGTAACTTCAGATTCTTGTAAGGGCTGGAAATCAGTCTCTTACTTTGAACTCGTTGAGTCAACTAACGGCTTCTCTGTGGACAATTTGATTGGTTCCGGAAGTTTTGGTTCTGTTTACAAAGGAGTACTTCCTAGTGATGGGAGGGCAGTTGCTGTTAAGGTATTAAATCTTCAACAACGAGGAGCTTTCAGGAGTTTCATTGATGAATGCAATGCTTTAAGAAGTATACAGCACCGTAATCTTCTCAAGATCATTACTGCATGCTCGAGCATTGATAATCAGGGTAATGACTTCAAGAGTCTAGTATTTGAGTTCATGGCAAATGGAAGTCTAGACTCATGGCTGCATCCTAGAGATGATGAGCAACCTCAACAAAGTAAGAGATTGAGCCTTATCCAAAGACTCAATATTGCGACTGACATTGCTTCTGCATTAGATTATCTCCACCACTGTTGTGAAACAACCATTGTTCACTGTGATCTAAAGCCAAGCAATGTTCTTCTTAGTGAGGATATGGTAGCCCATGTTGGTGACTTTGGTTTAGCAAGGTTCCTCTTGGAAGCATCAGATAATTACTCCCAAAGTCAAACCATGTCAGCTGGGCTAAGGGGTTCGATAGGCTACATTCCTCCAG AGTATGGCATGGGAGGCCAAGTTTCCATTCTGGGAGATATTTATAGCTTTGGAATACTGTTGCTAGAAATGTTCACTGGAAAAAGACCTACAGATGACATGTTCAAAGATGGTCTAAGCATTCACCAATTCACAGCAATCACAATGCCTGACCATGTCATGGACATAATTGACCCTTCATTGCTCATTGAAAGAAATGATGCACATGGTGATGGGGAAAGATACGAAGGTGAAATACGAGCAAGACGAACCACAAGCTATCAGCATGGCAGCCCTATCCAAGCAACAAGATTGGAGGAATGTTTGGTTTCAGTGATGCAGATAGGACTCTCATGCTCTGCAATATCACCAACTGAGCGGGTGCAAATGGATATTGTTGTCAACAAACTTAAGGCAGCTAGAGACTCCTATCTCaatttgagaagaagaagagaagaatga